A single Ferrimicrobium sp. DNA region contains:
- a CDS encoding DUF6527 family protein: protein MRVNSIEPIFFDVIPAELQPAKLYISIEYGAVLHLCCCGCGRTVSTPLSPAQWRITYDGQSVSLHPSVESDGFACESHYVIQNNRVEWVERLPKQSAQSRRLADHRAVESYFEDRTSAKNGPTEISDTDKRSRRSWLQRLKRFWR, encoded by the coding sequence ATGCGAGTAAATAGCATCGAGCCGATATTCTTTGATGTCATACCGGCTGAGCTGCAGCCTGCCAAGCTGTACATCTCGATCGAGTATGGGGCCGTTCTTCATCTATGCTGTTGCGGCTGCGGCCGAACGGTATCAACGCCATTAAGTCCCGCACAATGGCGGATAACCTACGACGGACAATCTGTCTCCCTCCATCCATCAGTCGAGAGCGACGGGTTCGCGTGTGAGTCGCACTACGTGATACAGAATAACCGGGTGGAATGGGTCGAACGCCTCCCGAAACAGAGCGCTCAGTCACGCCGGCTCGCCGACCATCGTGCCGTGGAGTCTTACTTTGAGGACCGTACCTCTGCAAAGAACGGCCCGACCGAGATCTCCGATACAGATAAGCGATCGCGCCGCTCTTGGCTACAGCGGCTCAAGCGGTTCTGGCGCTAA